The following coding sequences lie in one Aquipuribacter nitratireducens genomic window:
- a CDS encoding LacI family DNA-binding transcriptional regulator: MATGTDRSDLSVRTPVSRRARGRATMRDVAQLAGVGIKTVSRVVNRESGVSPAMAARVEAAVQALGYRPDAGASALRRADGRSSAIGVVVDDVANGFAGALLRAVEKVASEQGTVVLAGSADEDGAREAEVARAFVDRRVDGLVVAPSGRAMAQLEEELRTGLPVVVVDRATPGLPVDQVVSTNEVGAAVAVRHLLEHGHRRVAYLGDLGRISTARERVAGYHRALTEAGVEPDAALVVEDLHTRAAAEAATLRLLAGDLPPERRPTALFCAQHRVTAGALSALHHLGRQREVAMVGFDDFLFADLLEPGVTVVAQDPGSMGHQAATALFARIDGLQEPPRTLWVPTTLLRRGSGEIPPGR, translated from the coding sequence ATGGCGACGGGGACAGATCGGTCCGACCTGTCCGTGCGGACCCCCGTCAGCCGCCGTGCGCGGGGGCGCGCCACCATGCGTGACGTCGCGCAGCTCGCCGGTGTGGGGATCAAGACGGTCTCGCGCGTCGTCAACCGCGAGAGCGGCGTCTCCCCGGCCATGGCGGCGCGCGTGGAGGCCGCTGTCCAGGCGCTGGGCTACCGCCCGGACGCCGGGGCCAGCGCCCTGCGTCGGGCCGACGGCCGCTCCTCCGCCATCGGCGTCGTCGTCGACGACGTCGCGAACGGCTTCGCAGGTGCGCTGCTGCGGGCCGTGGAGAAGGTCGCGAGCGAGCAGGGGACCGTCGTGCTGGCGGGCAGCGCCGACGAGGACGGAGCGCGCGAGGCCGAGGTCGCGCGGGCCTTCGTCGACCGCAGGGTCGACGGCCTCGTCGTGGCGCCGTCCGGCAGGGCCATGGCCCAGCTCGAGGAGGAGCTCCGCACCGGGCTGCCCGTCGTGGTCGTCGACCGGGCGACCCCCGGGCTGCCGGTCGACCAGGTGGTGTCGACGAACGAGGTGGGGGCCGCCGTGGCGGTCCGCCACCTCCTCGAGCACGGCCACCGGCGCGTGGCGTACCTCGGCGACCTCGGAAGGATCTCGACGGCGCGGGAACGCGTGGCCGGATACCACCGTGCGCTCACCGAGGCCGGCGTCGAGCCCGATGCCGCCCTCGTCGTGGAGGACCTCCACACCCGGGCCGCCGCCGAGGCCGCCACGCTGCGGCTGCTGGCCGGGGACCTGCCCCCGGAACGTCGGCCGACCGCCCTGTTCTGCGCCCAGCACCGGGTGACCGCGGGCGCCCTCAGTGCTCTCCACCACCTCGGCCGGCAGCGCGAGGTCGCGATGGTGGGCTTCGACGACTTCCTCTTCGCCGACCTGCTGGAGCCCGGGGTCACCGTCGTCGCCCAGGACCCGGGGAGCATGGGCCACCAGGCTGCCACCGCGCTCTTCGCCCGCATCGACGGGCTCCAGGAGCCGCCGCGCACGCTGTGGGTGCCCACGACCCTGCTCCGACGCGGCAGCGGCGAGATCCCGCCCGGGCGCTGA
- a CDS encoding sugar ABC transporter substrate-binding protein has translation MTRRTTSMAILAAASLVALAACGDSGAEAGGDASGAAGGGSSDEVLVGLVTKTDTNPFFVKMKEGAEAKADELGLELQSFAGTQDGDNQSQVEAIENLISAGASGILLTPSDSKAIVPSVQAARDAGLLVIALDTQLEPADAADATFATDNFKAGELIGQWAAAKFEETGEEAKIAMLDLNANGVSVDVARDQGFLQGFGIDVADPAVIGDESDPRIVGHDFTDGAPEGGRTAMENLLQKDPGINLVYTINEPAAAGAYEAIKAAGLEDQVTIVSIDGGCPGVEDVQSGIIGATSMQFPLEMASLGVEAVAQYAEDGTVPEPTDGLDFFDTGVTLITDEPVEGVESEDTAWGLDNCWG, from the coding sequence ATGACCCGCAGGACCACATCGATGGCGATCCTCGCCGCCGCCTCGCTCGTCGCGCTCGCCGCATGCGGCGACTCCGGTGCCGAGGCCGGGGGCGACGCGTCCGGGGCCGCCGGCGGTGGCAGCAGCGACGAGGTGCTCGTCGGCCTCGTCACCAAGACCGACACCAACCCCTTCTTCGTCAAGATGAAGGAGGGTGCCGAGGCGAAGGCGGACGAGCTCGGGCTCGAGCTGCAGTCCTTCGCCGGTACGCAGGACGGCGACAACCAGAGTCAGGTCGAGGCGATCGAGAACCTCATCTCCGCGGGCGCGAGCGGCATCCTGCTCACGCCCAGCGACTCGAAGGCCATCGTCCCGAGCGTCCAGGCCGCCCGGGACGCGGGCCTGCTCGTCATCGCCCTCGACACCCAGCTCGAGCCGGCGGACGCCGCCGACGCCACGTTCGCGACCGACAACTTCAAGGCCGGTGAGCTCATCGGGCAGTGGGCGGCCGCGAAGTTCGAGGAGACGGGCGAGGAGGCGAAGATCGCCATGCTCGACCTCAACGCCAACGGCGTGAGCGTCGACGTCGCCCGTGACCAGGGCTTCCTTCAGGGCTTCGGCATCGACGTCGCCGACCCCGCCGTCATCGGCGACGAGAGCGACCCGCGGATCGTCGGTCACGACTTCACCGACGGCGCCCCCGAGGGCGGGCGGACCGCGATGGAGAACCTCCTCCAGAAGGACCCGGGCATCAACCTCGTCTACACGATCAACGAGCCGGCGGCCGCGGGCGCGTACGAGGCGATCAAGGCCGCCGGCCTCGAGGACCAGGTGACGATCGTGTCGATCGACGGGGGCTGCCCGGGCGTCGAGGACGTGCAGTCGGGGATCATCGGGGCCACCTCGATGCAGTTCCCGCTCGAGATGGCCTCCCTGGGCGTCGAGGCGGTCGCCCAGTACGCGGAGGACGGCACGGTGCCGGAGCCGACGGACGGTCTCGACTTCTTCGACACCGGCGTCACGCTCATCACCGACGAGCCCGTCGAGGGCGTCGAGTCCGAGGACACCGCCTGGGGTCTCGACAACTGCTGGGGCTGA
- a CDS encoding ABC transporter permease: MTTTAPTAASSPPDLPEPKRPWSHKVREALHSYPVLGPAAVLLLSVIIFSVASDRFLDPTNISLIIQQVAVVGVLALGQTLIILTAGIDLSVGAIMVLSSIVMAKLSAEAGLPGPMALLAGFAVGLLCGLVNGFLVTRLKLPPFIVTLGTLNIFFALNLFISESATVRGTDMSPWLLVMGNTFNVLGTNFTVGSVVLILTCAALAYALRQTGWGRHVYAIGDDREAARLSGIRVNKMLLSVYAVAGLVYGLAAWVLIGRIAAASPQAGIDDNLNSITAVVLGGTSLFGGRGAIVGTLVGALIVGVFRNGLTLVGIESLWQNFAVGVLVIVAVSIDQWIRKPA, translated from the coding sequence ATGACGACAACCGCCCCCACCGCGGCGTCCAGCCCGCCCGACCTCCCCGAGCCCAAGCGACCGTGGAGCCACAAGGTCCGGGAGGCGCTGCACTCCTACCCGGTCCTCGGGCCCGCCGCCGTCCTGCTGCTCTCGGTCATCATCTTCTCGGTCGCCAGCGACCGATTCCTCGACCCCACGAACATCTCGCTGATCATCCAGCAGGTCGCCGTCGTCGGTGTCCTCGCGCTCGGGCAGACGCTCATCATCCTCACCGCCGGCATCGACCTGTCCGTCGGTGCAATCATGGTGCTGTCGTCGATCGTCATGGCGAAGCTCTCGGCCGAGGCCGGGTTACCGGGACCCATGGCCCTGCTCGCCGGCTTCGCCGTCGGGCTGCTGTGCGGGCTCGTCAACGGGTTCCTCGTCACGAGGCTCAAGCTGCCGCCCTTCATCGTGACGCTCGGCACCCTCAACATCTTCTTCGCCCTCAACCTCTTCATCTCGGAGTCGGCGACCGTCCGCGGCACCGACATGTCGCCGTGGCTCCTCGTCATGGGCAACACGTTCAACGTCCTCGGCACGAACTTCACGGTCGGCTCGGTCGTCCTCATCCTCACGTGCGCTGCCCTCGCCTACGCGCTGCGGCAGACGGGCTGGGGCCGGCACGTGTACGCGATCGGTGACGACCGCGAGGCCGCGCGCCTGTCGGGCATCCGCGTCAACAAGATGCTGCTGTCGGTCTACGCCGTCGCCGGGCTCGTCTACGGGCTCGCGGCGTGGGTCCTCATCGGGCGCATCGCCGCGGCCAGCCCCCAGGCCGGTATCGACGACAACCTCAACTCCATCACCGCCGTCGTGCTCGGCGGCACCAGCCTCTTCGGCGGTCGCGGCGCCATCGTCGGCACCCTCGTCGGTGCCCTCATCGTCGGGGTGTTCCGCAACGGACTCACCCTCGTCGGCATCGAGTCGCTGTGGCAGAACTTCGCCGTCGGGGTGCTCGTCATCGTCGCCGTCTCCATCGACCAGTGGATCAGGAAGCCCGCATGA
- a CDS encoding ATP-binding cassette domain-containing protein, with amino-acid sequence MSTATSETAHVYDHHPHRAPDDKAPEVLGASGLVKRYGRVTAVDHAEFSLRQGEILAVIGDNGAGKSSLIKCLSGAVVPDEGEIRLDGKKVHFENPLEARAAGIETVHQTLAVSPSLDIASNLFLGRERRRGGFLGRVFRQLDHKGMRADAARHLDDLGVLTVQNMGQAVETLSGGQRQAVAVARAAAFGSRVVIMDEPTAALGVKESNRVLKLIEDVRDKGMPVVLISHNMPHVFQIADRIHIHRLGKRACVVTPQSHSMQDTVAIMTGALEPPEHDAS; translated from the coding sequence ATGAGCACAGCCACCAGCGAGACCGCCCACGTCTACGACCACCACCCGCACAGGGCGCCCGACGACAAGGCCCCCGAGGTGCTCGGGGCGTCGGGCCTCGTCAAGCGCTACGGCCGGGTCACTGCGGTCGACCACGCCGAGTTCTCCCTCCGCCAGGGGGAGATCCTCGCGGTCATCGGCGACAACGGCGCCGGCAAGTCGAGCCTCATCAAGTGCCTCTCCGGTGCCGTCGTGCCCGACGAGGGCGAGATCCGGCTCGACGGAAAGAAGGTCCACTTCGAGAACCCCCTCGAGGCGCGGGCCGCCGGCATCGAGACCGTCCACCAGACGCTGGCGGTCTCCCCGTCGCTCGACATCGCGAGCAACCTGTTCCTCGGTCGCGAGCGGCGCAGGGGCGGCTTCCTCGGGCGGGTCTTCCGTCAGCTCGACCACAAGGGCATGCGGGCCGACGCCGCCCGGCACCTCGACGACCTCGGCGTGCTGACTGTCCAGAACATGGGCCAGGCGGTGGAGACGCTGTCCGGCGGACAGCGTCAGGCGGTCGCCGTCGCGCGTGCGGCAGCCTTCGGCAGCCGGGTCGTCATCATGGACGAGCCGACCGCGGCGCTCGGGGTCAAGGAGTCGAACCGCGTGCTGAAGCTCATCGAGGACGTCCGGGACAAGGGCATGCCCGTGGTGCTCATCAGCCACAACATGCCGCACGTGTTCCAGATCGCCGACCGCATCCACATCCACCGGCTGGGGAAGCGGGCGTGCGTCGTGACCCCGCAGAGCCACTCGATGCAGGACACCGTCGCGATCATGACGGGGGCCCTCGAGCCGCCGGAGCACGACGCGTCGTGA
- a CDS encoding glycoside hydrolase family 68 protein, translating into MTRRPTTAMAVLTGAALAASTTATAWAAPPDHAKGRGGGPPAAEDSYPVDGDFTDTWTRTAAATWELDDSNTLPLLEESPVEPMSDEVWVWDTWPLTGLDTRTENVRGWKIAFSLTADKDLDFVERHWTAEIGYFISRDGRDWQYQGDLFPEDVDPPGQREWAGSSVIVGDRVYHYYTASGTEGAADGDLEYFRQRLAVASARIVAGPDGVEFTDWTDHEIIAAADGELYQSLEQSAGSPIIYGFRDPWVFRNPDDGEIYMLFEGNTPGARAECDEDDLGPGPYPPLEEGAGFYNGNIGLAASEGGSMTEFELLPPIMSANCVNQQLERPHATFRGGDVYLWTITHKFTFAPALQDTGSDALVGFVGPSLRSDYEPLNGSGLVLSNPPENNTQSYSWYVMPGGFVESFLDNVEGEYIGSLGGTAKIAIQGQARTKLVKVFDTPFIR; encoded by the coding sequence ATGACCCGACGACCGACGACCGCCATGGCGGTGCTGACCGGTGCGGCGCTGGCTGCGAGCACCACTGCGACCGCGTGGGCGGCTCCGCCCGACCACGCCAAGGGCCGTGGCGGCGGCCCCCCGGCCGCCGAGGACTCCTACCCGGTCGACGGGGACTTCACCGACACGTGGACGCGGACCGCCGCCGCCACCTGGGAGCTGGACGACAGCAACACCCTCCCCCTGCTCGAGGAGTCGCCCGTCGAGCCCATGAGCGACGAGGTCTGGGTGTGGGACACGTGGCCCCTCACGGGGCTCGACACCCGGACGGAGAACGTCCGGGGCTGGAAGATCGCGTTCTCCCTCACCGCCGACAAGGACCTCGACTTCGTCGAGCGGCACTGGACGGCGGAGATCGGTTACTTCATCTCCCGCGACGGGCGGGACTGGCAGTACCAGGGCGACCTGTTCCCCGAGGACGTCGACCCGCCGGGGCAGCGGGAGTGGGCGGGGTCGTCGGTCATCGTCGGCGACCGCGTCTACCACTACTACACCGCCTCGGGCACGGAGGGCGCGGCCGACGGCGACCTCGAGTACTTCCGCCAGCGCCTGGCCGTCGCGAGCGCCCGCATCGTCGCCGGTCCCGACGGTGTGGAGTTCACGGACTGGACCGATCACGAGATCATCGCGGCTGCCGACGGGGAGCTGTACCAGAGCCTCGAGCAGTCCGCCGGCAGCCCGATCATCTACGGCTTCCGCGACCCGTGGGTCTTCCGCAACCCCGACGACGGCGAGATCTACATGCTCTTCGAGGGCAACACGCCCGGGGCGCGCGCCGAGTGCGACGAGGACGACCTGGGGCCCGGTCCCTACCCGCCACTGGAGGAGGGGGCCGGCTTCTACAACGGCAACATCGGCCTCGCTGCCTCCGAGGGCGGGAGCATGACGGAGTTCGAGCTCCTGCCCCCGATCATGTCGGCGAACTGCGTGAACCAGCAGCTGGAGCGGCCGCACGCGACGTTCCGCGGTGGCGACGTCTACCTGTGGACCATCACCCACAAGTTCACATTCGCGCCCGCCCTGCAGGACACCGGGTCCGACGCTCTGGTCGGCTTCGTCGGCCCGTCGCTGCGCAGCGACTACGAGCCGCTCAACGGCAGCGGGCTCGTGCTGTCGAACCCGCCGGAGAACAACACGCAGTCGTACTCCTGGTACGTCATGCCCGGCGGCTTCGTCGAGTCCTTCCTCGACAACGTCGAGGGCGAGTACATCGGCTCCCTCGGCGGCACCGCGAAGATCGCCATCCAGGGGCAGGCCCGCACGAAGCTGGTGAAGGTGTTCGACACCCCCTTCATCCGCTGA